The following are from one region of the Littorina saxatilis isolate snail1 linkage group LG2, US_GU_Lsax_2.0, whole genome shotgun sequence genome:
- the LOC138954683 gene encoding uncharacterized protein, protein MGGKGYSKVPQTAYCYYRAEHAYGCFTFCVGVRNVVVERARFNKLTQKPGELVDSFIQELYRIAEECEYGPLKDELIRDRIVVGVTDDDLSEKLQSMAKLTLVDAIQHSRQAEARKESQPLIRDKAGVDFVKHRQHKSRSHPKTASSNNHSQRQTFQPHRQQKCGYCGKEPHSRDSCPAKNATCRACSKHGHYETVCRSRKTASQKVHEVEQSDEESDYDSDNYEDYWTASIKVNGHNTQFKLDTGASVSVVSNTETWLNNNKVQTTSKKLRGPGGVNLFPVGTIDATLTYHGREMTEKLYILKNQPCSLLSKSACVKLGIVSRIDAIENEPDFKQDPTAATMCRQA, encoded by the exons AACGTTGTCGTGGAGAGGGCCAGATTCAACAAACTGACCCAGAAACCTGGAGAGCTAGTCGACTCTTTCATCCAGGAGCTGTACCGCATCGCAGAGGAATGTGAGTACGGCCCCCTGAAAGATGAACTAATCAGAGACAGGATTGTGGTGGGAGTGACGGACGACGACTTGTCCGAGAAGCTGCAGAGCATGGCGAAGCTAACACTAGTGGACGCAATACAGCATAGCAGACAAGCAGAAGCCAGGAAAGAGTCGCAACCTCTGATCAGAGACAAAGCAGGAGTGGACTTCGTGAAGCACAGGCAACACAAGTCACGCTCTCATCCCAAGACGGCCTCCAGCAACAATCACAGTCAACGTCAAACCTTCCAGCCACACAGACAACAGAAGTGTGGTTATTGTGGAAAAGAACCACACTCACGGGACAGCTGTCCAGCCAAGAATGCAACCTGTCGAGCATGCTCCAAACACGGCCACTACGAGACGGTCTGCCGTTCCAGGAAGACGGCTTCACAGAAAGTCCATGAAGTGGAACAGAGCGACGAGGAATCCGACTATGACTCTGA CAACTACGAAGATTACTGGACAGCATCCATCAAAGTCAATGGTCACAACACACAGTTCAAACTCGACACTGGGGCATCGGTATCTGTAGTCAGCAACACAGAGACATggctgaacaacaacaaagtacaGACAACAAGCAAGAAGCTAAGAGGGCCTGGAGGTGTCAACTTATTCCCTGTGGGCACCATAGATGCAACCCTCACCTACCACGGCagagagatgacagaaaagctCTACATCTTGAAGAATCAGCCATGTTCCCTCCTCAGCAAGTCAGCATGTGTGAAGTTGGGCATTGTTTCACGCATAGATGCCATTGAAAACGAACCAGACTTCAAACAAGATCCCACCGCTGCCACCATGTGTCGTCAAGCCTAA